In Bacillus sp. NP247, one DNA window encodes the following:
- a CDS encoding GNAT family N-acetyltransferase, with protein MNEKIRIIPYESTFQDEVIDLIVHIQQKEYNVPITKEEQPDLLEIETFYQRDHGNFWIATYDDKVVGTVALLDIENQQVALRKMFVKKEFRGKGWGASHKLLQTAISWAENKKLKDIYLGTTVKFLAAHRFYEKNDFQSVSIDELPKSFPVLQVDKKFYRYIV; from the coding sequence ATGAACGAGAAGATACGCATTATTCCATATGAAAGTACGTTTCAAGATGAAGTAATAGATCTTATCGTTCATATTCAGCAAAAAGAGTACAATGTTCCCATTACGAAAGAAGAGCAGCCCGACCTGCTTGAAATAGAAACGTTCTATCAAAGGGATCATGGAAACTTTTGGATAGCAACTTATGATGATAAAGTAGTTGGAACAGTAGCTTTATTAGATATTGAGAATCAACAAGTAGCGCTAAGAAAAATGTTCGTAAAAAAAGAATTTCGGGGAAAAGGGTGGGGCGCATCACATAAGTTGCTCCAAACAGCAATTTCGTGGGCTGAGAATAAAAAGCTGAAAGATATTTACTTAGGAACGACAGTGAAGTTTTTAGCAGCGCATCGTTTTTATGAAAAGAATGATTTCCAAAGTGTGAGTATAGATGAGCTGCCAAAAAGTTTTCCAGTGTTACAGGTAGATAAGAAATTCTATAGGTATATCGTTTAA
- a CDS encoding GNAT family N-acetyltransferase produces the protein MFTLRVDDEIELQLLEKHHKEELYQLINQNRNHLRRWLPWVDGMKSAGAYDEICPMWLKKFAEGDGFESGIRYKGKLVGMVGIHPVSWGKKAASLGYYLAEDAGGTGIMTRSVKAVLHYAFENLKLNKIEIRCGVENVKSRAIPERLGFKLDGILRDDEWLYDHFHDIAVYSLLASEWKEIR, from the coding sequence ATGTTCACACTTCGAGTAGATGACGAAATCGAATTACAGTTATTAGAGAAGCATCATAAAGAGGAACTATATCAATTAATAAACCAAAACCGTAACCATTTAAGAAGATGGCTTCCTTGGGTAGATGGGATGAAATCTGCTGGTGCGTATGATGAAATTTGTCCGATGTGGTTAAAGAAGTTTGCAGAGGGAGACGGTTTTGAAAGTGGTATACGTTACAAAGGAAAGCTCGTTGGGATGGTAGGTATTCATCCAGTAAGTTGGGGGAAGAAAGCAGCAAGTCTCGGATATTATCTGGCAGAAGATGCTGGTGGGACAGGTATTATGACGCGTAGCGTGAAAGCTGTACTTCACTATGCATTTGAGAATTTAAAATTAAATAAAATAGAAATTAGATGCGGTGTTGAAAACGTGAAAAGCCGCGCTATTCCAGAGCGTTTAGGTTTTAAGTTAGATGGTATTTTAAGAGATGATGAATGGCTATACGATCATTTTCACGATATCGCTGTATATAGTTTACTAGCTTCAGAGTGGAAGGAGATCCGATGA
- a CDS encoding DMT family transporter, which produces MNNKVYAQLLGFAICTGGTFNASKYAVQYFEAIHIAAWRFGIAALVMLCLLKIRKDFEVAVWRENRAYYLLLGIVGVFGFNFFFFLGMKHTEAMNGALIMATNPLVTTLLARFILREKIIKRQAIGMLLALLGVVFVLTQGSFTILQNLSFSKGDFYILLGNICWALYGVLSRRFIKTGSPIQTTIYTMTIGALAFIMISSTQKSIVPVLEIPLLAWGAILFMAIGMSVLGYLWWNNGVAQIGAARTSLFFNLVPVVTMLISYIEGVNITSAQSVGMILVVTGVLCSSGFIQRKPKESVNI; this is translated from the coding sequence ATGAATAATAAAGTATACGCTCAGTTACTTGGATTTGCGATTTGCACTGGTGGGACATTTAATGCTTCGAAATATGCCGTGCAGTATTTCGAAGCGATTCATATAGCAGCATGGCGCTTTGGAATTGCTGCACTTGTGATGTTATGTTTGTTAAAAATACGAAAAGATTTTGAAGTAGCGGTATGGAGGGAGAATAGGGCTTATTACCTGTTGTTAGGTATTGTTGGTGTATTCGGTTTTAATTTCTTTTTCTTTTTAGGTATGAAACATACAGAAGCCATGAATGGTGCACTGATTATGGCGACGAATCCGCTCGTTACGACGCTGTTAGCACGTTTTATTTTACGAGAAAAAATTATAAAACGTCAGGCTATTGGAATGTTACTTGCATTACTTGGTGTTGTTTTTGTACTTACACAAGGTTCGTTTACAATACTACAAAACTTATCATTTTCAAAAGGGGATTTTTATATTTTATTAGGGAATATTTGCTGGGCGTTATACGGTGTATTAAGCAGAAGGTTTATTAAAACGGGGAGTCCAATACAAACTACGATATATACGATGACTATTGGTGCTCTTGCCTTTATTATGATATCTTCTACGCAAAAAAGTATAGTACCAGTTTTGGAAATTCCCCTATTAGCTTGGGGAGCGATTCTCTTTATGGCAATCGGAATGAGTGTGCTCGGTTACTTATGGTGGAATAATGGGGTTGCTCAAATTGGTGCAGCGAGAACATCTTTATTTTTTAATTTAGTGCCTGTTGTTACAATGCTTATTTCTTATATTGAAGGAGTCAATATAACATCCGCACAATCTGTAGGAATGATATTAGTTGTTACGGGAGTATTGTGTTCTTCTGGTTTTATACAAAGAAAACCAAAAGAAAGTGTGAATATTTAA
- a CDS encoding MerR family transcriptional regulator, with the protein MYKIGEVAELTGMGIHTLRYYEKLGLLPPPTRNSGIRQYTEGDVRLLKFLYSLKQTGMSLEEMTEFASDGCIIEEIRQRKEEVPAKVKKRISILTTHLERLKEQQEQLQKVVQLTEEKLGIYYGFLEEKNSEADNE; encoded by the coding sequence ATGTATAAAATCGGTGAAGTAGCAGAGTTAACAGGGATGGGCATTCATACTTTGCGTTACTATGAGAAATTAGGATTATTACCACCACCAACGCGAAATAGCGGGATTCGTCAATATACAGAAGGTGATGTGCGCCTATTAAAATTTTTATATTCGTTAAAACAAACTGGAATGTCATTAGAAGAGATGACCGAGTTTGCAAGTGATGGATGTATTATAGAGGAAATTAGGCAGAGAAAAGAGGAAGTACCAGCGAAAGTAAAAAAGAGAATTTCAATTTTAACAACTCACTTGGAGCGATTAAAAGAACAACAGGAACAATTGCAAAAAGTTGTTCAGCTAACGGAGGAGAAGTTAGGAATTTATTATGGTTTTCTAGAAGAGAAAAACTCGGAGGCTGACAATGAATAA